The Proteiniphilum propionicum genome contains the following window.
AGGCATCCTTTTTCTTTCATCGGAATTTAATTTTGATGAGTGTTTGATGAGCTTCTATTTTATTTATTATTAAATATATAGATAAGATATTCATCATTTCATCAAAAAACAGGTGTCTGAAAATTCCCGTGTGACGGTAAAGAACCGTCCCGTTTTTTTCTCGTCCTTATACTTTATCAGATTCAATGAATTATAAGCTGGAATATAGGTCGTATAGGTGAGTGTGCTGGCGGCGGGCTGTAGGCTCCACCGGTTTTTGATCCGTTCCGAATCCTGCTGCCTGTCAAAGAGCACTTCCTCAATGCCGATCAGCAACTTGCCCGTCCAGTCGGCATTGAACTGGCTGCGGAAATCCTCGTTGGTGTTGAAGGTCATGTTCTTACCGAAAATCGTTTTCAGCAAATTAAGGAAAGTGGATTTTCCGGTATTGCGCCCCACGGAACACGCACCTTTGTCATCTCACCGGATAGCAACGGTTTATGGACTTCCTTGTAATAGGTGGTTCCTACCCTGACATATAATTTGTGGGCTTCCATGACCTTATTTCATTTTCCTGCGTGAGCTGCGGGCAACGGTGCGGGTGATTTCACTATAGTTATGGCGGTCACGTGTCTTGTTCTCCGCCCATGCCAGTAATTCTTTCCGTGAAAAGACAAGTTTGCCGTTATAAATCCGGTGGGGGATATCCCCTGCGGAAGTGAGCTTGTACATTTTCCCTCTGGATGTGGAATAACCGTTTTCTTTAAGGAAAGCGAGTACTTCCACAAGGTTGACAACATCAGAGTCCGTTTTTTGTGCTGCCGGTGGGGGCAGTAACCCGTGTACGGCTTCTTTCACTAAAGACCGTAGTTCTTCGGGTGTAGTAAGAATAATTTTTTCCATTCTTCTTCGTTTTTTATTTTAATGAAACATATAAATAAATGTCGCAAAGTAAGAACATAAACAATTGAATATTAAATCGTAAAACCGGTTTACACGGTACTACAAACAACGCCAATCGATGCCGATGGAAGACAAGCGGCGCCAAACGTAAAGCGGTAAACTATTTCCTGTTAAATAAATATAAATAAAGCGGGGAAGAACGGGAAGGCGGGAGGTGGTATTGGATATAAATTACTATGTCCTATTGTTTACAGGTTAACTCTTCCAACACTTCAGAACGGATCGGGTGGTATAGGAATAAACTTCAACTCCCCTGAATGTATATGCTATTTCATCCACGATAATCCCGGCATCGATCCGTTTATCCACGGTCGGGCGGGAAATGCACAGGATATCGCTCATCTCCCGCTTGCTTAACTCGACTGGTTCTGTAATACCGTTTCGGGAAATATACTGTTTAAGTGATGCAAGGGCTTTTTCAAGGTTTTCTGGCTGTGCGGTGTAGGGTTGTTTGCGTTGTTTCAGGGTTATAACTGCGGTTTCAATATCAAAATCATCCAGTTCCGGCTTGGATTCAAGTTCCAACCTTAATTTCTTCAAATCCTCCCAGTTCGGAAAGGGGAAAGGTATATTTGCGGGGACGTGCCATAATGCATGATTTTGAAAAACAAACATACTAATTTATTATTTGATTTCAAGCAATGGCTTTGAGTTCTTTTGTTTACCCATTGTTTACCCGCAAATAAAAAAAGCAGCTACATTCTCTTTTTATGTAACTGCTTGATTGTGAATGTAGCGAGACCGGGGCATGATCCCGGGACCTCATGATTATGAATCATGCGCTCTAACCAACTGAGCTATCTCGCCATTAAATAATTACAGCCTTTGTCAACTGCTTTTCAGACCTTATGATTATGAATCATGGGCTCTATCCAGCCTGGCTGTTTATTGAAATATCTGAAAAAAGGTACACAAAACTAAAGTTTACTGCCCTAAATTCGAGGTGCAAAAGTAGCACTTCTTTTTGAATTCTGCAATACCAATTTCAAAAAAACATTCAATACGGGCTTAATTTTAAAATTCTCACTGTTTTTATCTCTTTCACTTGTGGGAGACAGCAGTAAATGGGATGATAGATTTTAGTGCTTTTCAGACAAATTCCCTTTAGATAAATTCGGTTTAATGTTGTAATTTTGTGCCGTAAACAGTGTTTCTAACCTCACATTAATATTAAAAAGTGATTTATCCCGATAATTTTGAGCAGAAGATAGAGTTTAACAGAGTACGCCAACTTCTTTCGGAGCGATGTCTGAGCCAGCTGGGAAAAGAGAAGGTGGAAGAGATGCACTTTTCTGCCTCCTACAACGAGATAACGACTCATCTCTCCCAGACCGAAGAGTTTGTTAGAATAAGGAAAGAGGAGGATTCTTTTCCCGACGGCCATTTTTATGATATGCGGCCGGTACTGAAACGTATACGTATAGAAGGGGCATGGATAGACCAGGGTGCTCTGTTTGAATTACGCCGTTCACTGCAGACCATTAACGGGATTGTGGCATTTCTGCATCGTGACGATGACAAAACACCCAAATACCCTAATCTGCTTGCTCTTACAGAAACATTGATCACCTATCCGGAGATCACCAAAAGAATAGACATAATACTCGATGATCTTGGCCAGGTGAGGGACAATGCATCGCCCCAATTGTCGAATATCCGTCGCGAACTGAGCTCTACTATGAATGGTATTTCAAAAAGCCTGAACACTATCATGCGTAAGGCACAGGCTGAAGGATTTGTAGATAAGGATGTTTCGCCGAGCATGCGTGACGGACGGCTGGTGATCCCTGTTAATCCTTCTTACAAGCGTAAGATAAAGGGAATCGTACACGACGAATCCGCATCAGGGAAAACAGTCTTCATTGAGCCATCGGAGGTGGTGGAGGCCAACAACCGCATCCGTGAACTGGAGGCGGATGAGCGCCGGGAGATCATTAAAATACTGACAATATTCAGCAGCTGGCTAAGGCCTTTTCTGCCGGATCTGCTGGAGTCGTATGAGTTTCTGGCTAAAATAGATTTTATTCAGGCAAAAGCATCTTTTGCGATGCTTACAGGCGGAATCAAGCCTTCCGTGGACAACGTGCAGCAGATAGATTGGGTGGAGGCGGTACACCCTTTGCTCTTCCTTGCCCTTAAAAAACAGAACAGAAAGATTGTACCACTTGACATCACACTTGATAACAAGAACAGGATACTTGTGATCTCCGGTCCCAATGCCGGAGGTAAATCAGTATGCCTGAAAACAGTAGGTCTATTGCAATACATGGTGCAGTGCGGGCTGCTGATACCACTGAAAGAGAACTCGAGAGTGGGCTTGTTCCACGATATTTTTATCGATATTGGTGATGAGCAGTCTATAGAGAACGATCTTTCTACATACAGTTCACATTTGATGAACATGAAGTTTTTCGGAAAGAACTGCAACGGCAATTCGCTGCTGTTGATCGATGAATTTGGAAGCGGTACCGAACCGCAGATTGGAGCAGCTATTGCGGAGGCGTTGCTCGACAGGTTCAATAGTCAGAAATCGTTTGGAGTTATCACTACCCACTACCAGAACCTGAAGCATTTTGCCAATGAGCATGAGGGAGTGGTTAACGGAGCCATGCTTTATGACCGGCATGAGATGCAACCCCTTTTCAGGTTATCAATTGGTAATCCGGGGAGCTCGTTCGCCGTGGAGATAGCCCGTAAAATTGGCCTTCCCGAAGATGTGATTATCAGGGCATCGGAGATAGTGGGCAACGATTACATCAATATGGACAAATATCTGCAGGATATTTCACGCGACCGGCGCTACTGGGAGCGCAAAAGAGACGAGATACGCCGTGAAAGGAAGCATCTGGAAGAGCTGACATCGAAATTTGAAACCAGACTCGAAGAGATAGATAAACAGAAAAAGGAGATAATCCTGCAAGCAAAACAACAGGCTGAAAAGCTTATCCAGGAAAGCAATGCCCGTATAGAGAGTACTATCAGGCAGATTAAAGAGTCGCAGGCTGATAAAGAAAAAACAAAACAGGCACGACAATCGCTTCGTGAATTCAAGGATAAAATTGAACCTGATGGAGCTTCAGAAGTAAAAGCCCGTGGAAGGCGGAAAAGGAAGCAAAAGACACTTCCAGCAGATGCTGCACAACAGGTGAAAAAGCCGGAGGTAGGAGATACCGTGCGATTTAAAGGACAGGCTTCGGTGGGAGAGGTTTTGGATATTTCCGGTAAAAGGGCGACTGTCGCTTTCGGGATGATAAAGTCAACTGTAGATCTGGACAAGCTTGAACAAGTTAGCGCCAATCAACTTAAAAAAGAGAAGAGAACATCTAACACACGCGATTTTATGCATGAAAGGAGATTGAATTTCAAGCAGGATATTGATGTTAGAGGAATGCGTGGTGACGAAGCACTGCAGGCCGTGATCTACTTTATTGACGATGCCATACAGCTTGGCGTTTCACGTGTTCGTATTCTACACGGCACCGGGACAGGTGCCCTGCGGCAGATTATAAGGGAGTACCTGGGTAGCGTG
Protein-coding sequences here:
- a CDS encoding helix-turn-helix domain-containing protein; translation: MEKIILTTPEELRSLVKEAVHGLLPPPAAQKTDSDVVNLVEVLAFLKENGYSTSRGKMYKLTSAGDIPHRIYNGKLVFSRKELLAWAENKTRDRHNYSEITRTVARSSRRKMK
- a CDS encoding endonuclease MutS2, whose amino-acid sequence is MIYPDNFEQKIEFNRVRQLLSERCLSQLGKEKVEEMHFSASYNEITTHLSQTEEFVRIRKEEDSFPDGHFYDMRPVLKRIRIEGAWIDQGALFELRRSLQTINGIVAFLHRDDDKTPKYPNLLALTETLITYPEITKRIDIILDDLGQVRDNASPQLSNIRRELSSTMNGISKSLNTIMRKAQAEGFVDKDVSPSMRDGRLVIPVNPSYKRKIKGIVHDESASGKTVFIEPSEVVEANNRIRELEADERREIIKILTIFSSWLRPFLPDLLESYEFLAKIDFIQAKASFAMLTGGIKPSVDNVQQIDWVEAVHPLLFLALKKQNRKIVPLDITLDNKNRILVISGPNAGGKSVCLKTVGLLQYMVQCGLLIPLKENSRVGLFHDIFIDIGDEQSIENDLSTYSSHLMNMKFFGKNCNGNSLLLIDEFGSGTEPQIGAAIAEALLDRFNSQKSFGVITTHYQNLKHFANEHEGVVNGAMLYDRHEMQPLFRLSIGNPGSSFAVEIARKIGLPEDVIIRASEIVGNDYINMDKYLQDISRDRRYWERKRDEIRRERKHLEELTSKFETRLEEIDKQKKEIILQAKQQAEKLIQESNARIESTIRQIKESQADKEKTKQARQSLREFKDKIEPDGASEVKARGRRKRKQKTLPADAAQQVKKPEVGDTVRFKGQASVGEVLDISGKRATVAFGMIKSTVDLDKLEQVSANQLKKEKRTSNTRDFMHERRLNFKQDIDVRGMRGDEALQAVIYFIDDAIQLGVSRVRILHGTGTGALRQIIREYLGSVNGVAHYQDEHVQFGGAGITVVDLE